From Oncorhynchus mykiss isolate Arlee chromosome 6, USDA_OmykA_1.1, whole genome shotgun sequence, the proteins below share one genomic window:
- the LOC118964972 gene encoding RNA guanine-N7 methyltransferase activating subunit-like: protein MTDGPETPPNYEEQFAHRFSLEDPEYQQYVSRPANPPPLVEDWGGRGGGNNRGRDNRSQDRGGYRGRGWGGDRGRGWGGDRDRGGDRDRGGDRDRGGDRDRGGDRDRRYGQGGGGHQSGRYNSYNQRPSQYDRY from the exons ATGACAGATGGTCCAGAAACGCCGCCTAACTATGAGGAGCAGTTTGCCCACCGGTTCTCTCTCGAGGACCCGGAGTACCAGCAGTACGTGAGTCGCCCCGCCAACCCCCCGCCACTggtagaggactggggggggcGTGGAGGTGGAAACAACCGGGGCAGAGACAACAG ATCACAGGACCGTGGCGGGTACAGGGGCCGTGGTTGGGGAGGGGACAGGGGCAGAGGTTGGGGAGGGGACAGGGACCGCGGGGGAGACAGGGACCGCGGAGGGGATAGGGACCGCGGAGGGGATAGGGACCGCGGAGGGGATAGGGACAGGCGTTACGGCCAGGGTGGTGGTGGGCATCAGTCTGGAAGATACAACTCCTACAACCAGAGACCATCACAGTACGACCGCTACTGA